One Actinomadura viridis genomic region harbors:
- a CDS encoding ABC transporter ATP-binding protein: protein MIELHRLTKRYGPILAVDDLTVTIRPGRVTGLIGPNGAGKTITLRMILGLTTPSRGTARTGGRRFADLPSPMRQVGALPGPGTLHGGRRAYDQLLCAARSNGIPRRRVDEVVRLAGLDRVAGRRVRTLSFGMCRRLGVALSLLGDPSVLIYDDAVEGLDPAGLSWMRTLLWGLAREGRTVLVTGRPLSELTQLADHLVVLDRGRLVADRDARDLEREYAERQVLVRCDDPGFLAGRLTGACAGVRLGTGGALLVSGLDAAEIHRLAVTGGIRLHELTPQRSSLIEVCQKLTRNGPGQAATEGAA, encoded by the coding sequence ATGATCGAGCTCCACCGGCTGACCAAGCGTTACGGGCCGATCCTGGCCGTCGACGATCTGACGGTCACGATCCGCCCTGGCCGGGTGACCGGGCTCATCGGTCCCAACGGTGCGGGCAAGACGATCACCCTGCGGATGATCCTCGGGCTCACCACCCCCAGCCGGGGAACGGCCCGCACCGGGGGCCGCCGCTTCGCCGACCTCCCCAGCCCGATGCGGCAGGTGGGCGCGCTGCCCGGGCCGGGGACACTGCACGGCGGCCGCCGCGCGTACGACCAGCTGCTCTGCGCGGCCCGCAGCAACGGCATCCCCCGCCGCCGGGTGGACGAGGTGGTCCGGCTGGCCGGGCTGGACCGGGTCGCCGGCCGGCGGGTCCGCACGCTGTCGTTCGGGATGTGCCGGCGGCTGGGCGTCGCCCTGTCCCTGCTGGGCGACCCCAGCGTGCTGATCTACGACGACGCGGTGGAGGGGCTCGACCCGGCGGGCCTCTCCTGGATGCGCACCCTGCTGTGGGGCTTGGCCCGCGAGGGCCGTACGGTGCTGGTCACCGGCCGCCCGCTGAGCGAGCTGACGCAGCTCGCCGACCATCTGGTCGTGCTCGACCGCGGCCGGCTCGTCGCCGACCGCGACGCCCGTGACCTCGAACGCGAGTACGCCGAACGTCAGGTGCTGGTGCGCTGCGACGATCCGGGCTTCCTGGCCGGGCGGCTGACCGGGGCCTGCGCGGGCGTCCGGCTGGGCACCGGCGGCGCGCTGCTGGTGTCGGGCCTTGACGCCGCCGAGATCCACCGCCTGGCCGTGACCGGCGGGATCCGCCTGCACGAACTGACGCCCCAGCGGTCCTCGTTGATCGAGGTCTGCCAGAAACTGACCCGGAACGGCCCCGGCCAGGCGGCCACCGAAGGGGCGGCCTGA